One window of Hypanus sabinus isolate sHypSab1 chromosome 10, sHypSab1.hap1, whole genome shotgun sequence genomic DNA carries:
- the slc25a27 gene encoding mitochondrial uncoupling protein 4 isoform X2 produces MSRQGGGQQPAWARHALPAKFVLTACAAAVAETVYSGVRMVAYEQLRDSLLKKNDDGYFPLWKAVLGGMISGAIGQFFASPTDLVKVQMQMEGRRRLEGKPPRIHGVYHAFVKILSEGGIRGLWAGWIPNVQRAALVSLGDLTTYDTVKHFLLRNTALKDGSLCHALSSICAGLVAATMGTPADVIKTRIMNQTRDKQGRGLLYTSTYDCLKQTIKREGLLSLYKGFLPTWARMAPWSLTFWLTFEQIRKLTGLSSF; encoded by the exons ATGAGCCGGCAGGGCGGTGGGCAACAGCCAGCCTGGGCCAGGCATGCCCTGCCTGCTAAGTTTGTGCTGACGGCCTGCGCCGCCGCTGTGGCAGAGACAG TGTATTCAGGTGTACGGATGGTTGCATACGAACAGCTTCGTGATTCACTACTTAAGAAGAACGATGATGGCTACTTCCCTTTGTG GAAAGCTGTACTGGGAGGAATGATATCTGGTGCCATTGGACAATTTTTTGCCAGCCCAACAGATCTGGTGAAAGTTCAGATGCAGATGGAGGGGAGAAGGCGACTTGAAGGAAAGCCTCCAAG GATCCATGGAGTCTACCACGCTTTTGTCAAAATTTTGTCCGAAGGTGGAATTCGAGGATTGTGGGCAGGTTGGATACCAAATGTGCAGAGAGCCGCCTTAGTCAGCCTGGGAG ATCTAACTACCTATGACACAGTGAAACACTTCTTATTACGAAACACAGCTCTGAAGGATGGTAGCTTGTGCCACGCTTTATCAAG CATTTGTGCAGGACTAGTTGCTGCTACCATGGGAACACCTGCAGATGTCATTAAAACCAGAATAATGAATCAGACAAGAGACAAACAAGGAAG GGGCTTACTATATACGTCCACGTATGATTGTCTGAAGCAGACAATAAAGAGAGAAGGATTATTGTCATTATATAAAGGGTTTCTGCCAACTTGGGCAAGAATG GCACCTTGGTCATTGACATTTTGGCTCACATTTGAACAGATCAGAAAATTAACAGGCCTCAGTTCATTTTGA
- the slc25a27 gene encoding mitochondrial uncoupling protein 4 isoform X1 encodes MSRQGGGQQPAWARHALPAKFVLTACAAAVAETVTFPLDLTKTRLQIQGEAADQLHKTSKPYRGMIQTAFGIVKEEGLFRLWQGVTPAIYRHIVYSGVRMVAYEQLRDSLLKKNDDGYFPLWKAVLGGMISGAIGQFFASPTDLVKVQMQMEGRRRLEGKPPRIHGVYHAFVKILSEGGIRGLWAGWIPNVQRAALVSLGDLTTYDTVKHFLLRNTALKDGSLCHALSSICAGLVAATMGTPADVIKTRIMNQTRDKQGRGLLYTSTYDCLKQTIKREGLLSLYKGFLPTWARMAPWSLTFWLTFEQIRKLTGLSSF; translated from the exons ATGAGCCGGCAGGGCGGTGGGCAACAGCCAGCCTGGGCCAGGCATGCCCTGCCTGCTAAGTTTGTGCTGACGGCCTGCGCCGCCGCTGTGGCAGAGACAG TAACGTTTCCACTTGATTTGACTAAAACAAGACTTCAGATTCAAGGGGAAGCAGCTGATCAATTGCATAAAACATCGAAGCCTTACAGGGGAATGATACAGACAGCCTTTGGAATAGTTAAAGAGGAGGGCCTGTTTAGGCTGTGGCAAGGTGTCACTCCTGCCATCTACAGACATATAG TGTATTCAGGTGTACGGATGGTTGCATACGAACAGCTTCGTGATTCACTACTTAAGAAGAACGATGATGGCTACTTCCCTTTGTG GAAAGCTGTACTGGGAGGAATGATATCTGGTGCCATTGGACAATTTTTTGCCAGCCCAACAGATCTGGTGAAAGTTCAGATGCAGATGGAGGGGAGAAGGCGACTTGAAGGAAAGCCTCCAAG GATCCATGGAGTCTACCACGCTTTTGTCAAAATTTTGTCCGAAGGTGGAATTCGAGGATTGTGGGCAGGTTGGATACCAAATGTGCAGAGAGCCGCCTTAGTCAGCCTGGGAG ATCTAACTACCTATGACACAGTGAAACACTTCTTATTACGAAACACAGCTCTGAAGGATGGTAGCTTGTGCCACGCTTTATCAAG CATTTGTGCAGGACTAGTTGCTGCTACCATGGGAACACCTGCAGATGTCATTAAAACCAGAATAATGAATCAGACAAGAGACAAACAAGGAAG GGGCTTACTATATACGTCCACGTATGATTGTCTGAAGCAGACAATAAAGAGAGAAGGATTATTGTCATTATATAAAGGGTTTCTGCCAACTTGGGCAAGAATG GCACCTTGGTCATTGACATTTTGGCTCACATTTGAACAGATCAGAAAATTAACAGGCCTCAGTTCATTTTGA